One Falsiruegeria litorea R37 genomic window, CATTCCTCAAACTTCAGGGGGCGGTTGTCCATGCAAGACGGCAAGCGGAACCCGTGTTCGGCCAGCGTGAATTTGCGGCGATAGTCGCCCCGGTACATGCCGCCGATCTGAGGCACGCTCACGTGGCTTTCGTCGGCAAAGACAATGGCGTTGTCGGGGATGAATTCGAACAGGGTGGGGGGCGGCTCGCCCGGAGCGCGGCCCGTCAGATAACGCGAATAGTTCTCGATCCCGTTGCAGACGCCGGTGGCCTCAAGCATTTCCAGGTCAAAATTTGTCCGCTGTTCCAGCCGCTGTGCTTCGAGCAGCTTGCCCTCGCCCACCAGTTGATCCAGCCGCATGCGCAGCTCTTTCTTGATGCCGATGATGGCCTGCTGCATCGTAGGTTTTGGCGTTACGTAGTGCGAGTTTGCGTAGACCCGTACCTGCTCCATCGTGTCCTTGCGTTCACCGGTCAGCGGGTCGAACTCGGTGATCTGTTCCAGTTCCTCACCGAAGAATGAGAATTTCCATGCGCGGTCTTCGAGGTGGGCGGGCCAGATCTCGAGGCTGTCACCTCGCACCCGGAACGAGCCGCGCTGAAACGCTTGATCGTTGCGGCGGTATTGCTGCGCCACCAGATCGGCCATCACCTGCCGCTGGTCGTATTCGTTGCCGACCTTCAGGTCCTGGGTCATCGCGCCATAAGTTTCGACCGAGCCGATGCCATAGATGCACGAGACCGAGGCCACGATGATCACATCGTCCCGCTCTAACAGAGCCCGCGTGGCCGAGTGGCGCATGCGGTCGATCTGTTCGTTGATCTGGCTTTCTTTCTCGATATAGGTGTCCGATCGGGCGACATAGGCCTCGGGCTGGTAGTAGTCGTAGTAGGACACAAAGTATTCGACGGCGTTGTCGGGGAAGAAGCCTTTGAACTCGCCATAAAGCTGGGCTGCCAACGTCTTGTTCGGCGCCAGGATGATCGCCGGGCGCTGTGTCTGTTCGATGACCTTGGCCATGGTAAAGGTTTTGCCTGTGCCGGTGGCCCCCAACAGGACCTGGTCCCGCTCGCCGTCGAATACACCTCCGGACAGCTCGGCAATGGCGGTGGGCTGGTCACCTGCCGGAGAGAAATCTGTGTGCATGACAAATTCTTTGCCGCCCTCAAGCTTGAGGCGTGCGCGCACGTCCTCGCTCACCATTTGTGTGTTGTCGGAATGGGCATAGGGCATCGGGCGGCGTCCTTTGTGGCGCTTCATATTTTGATCTGTTCGGGGTTTGGTTCAAGGCCGATCTGGCAAGCCGATGACAATTTCTGTCATCAAGGGCGTCGTGGACCCGATCTGCGCCCGCAGGCAGGACAAAGCGGCGCAATTTACCGATTGGGTTCTTGTCGATCCGCCGATTCTTTGCCAAAACACCTAAAGACAGGAGACAGCCCATGCGTGCCCGTATTTTCAAGCCAGCTCGAAACGCCATGACCTCTGGTATGGCCAAAACCCGCAAGTGGGTTCTGGAATACGGTCAGGCCTCGTCGCGCGAGGTGGATCCGCTGATGGGGTGGACCTCCAGCTCGGACACGCAGACCCAGGTGCGCCTGCGGTTCGACAGCAAGGAAGAGGCGGTGGAATACGCCCAATCCCACGGCATCGACGCCCAGGTGATCGAGCCGAAGACGCGCAAGCCCAACCTGCGGGCGGGCGGCTATGGCGAGAACTTTGCCACCAACCGACGCGGTCCCTGGACCCACTGATCCCATGATCGATATTCGCCTTGCTGACCCGGGCGCCGAAGACGTGCGTCCCCTGATCGAGGCGCATCTGGCCCACAGCCAGGATGCCGGGCCGGATGAGAGCAACCACACCATGGGCGCTGATGCGCTGCGTACGCCTGACATCCGGTTCTGGGTGCTTTACGAGGGCGAGACCCCCTTGGGCTGCGGCGCGTTGAAGGCGTTGGATGATGGCACGGCCGAGGTCAAATCCGTACATGTTTCAAGCGCGGCCCGTGGTCGTGGGTTGGCCCGAGATCTGATGGCACATCTTGAACAGGATGCGCGTCAAAGTGGGGCAACCGCGCTGGTGTTGGAAACCGGGGCCGAGCACCTTGATGAGTACCGAGCGGCTCGCAAGCTCTATGAGGCGTTGGGATACAACTATTGTGGCCCGATTTTTGGATACGAAGACGACCCCAACAGCGCCTTTATGCGGCTGGATCTCAAACCGACGGGCTAAGAGATTTGCGAACCACCCACTGTGGCGAACGCAGACTCAACCCTTGCCAAGGCTCTTTTGAGAAGAAGTGGCGAGCCGTGGAGGACTCGAACCCCCGACCTGAGAATTAGAAGTTCCCTGCTCTAATCCAGCTGAGCTAACGGCCCGCACTTGGTTCGGCTGTATCAGCCAATTCCTACGCCTTGTCAACTTGCTAGACCCGTCGAAACCTTGCCCGGGTAACTGCCTGCGAATTCGGATTTTTCTTTGGTGCCGGTGCTGATTGCATGGCCCGTCTTCTGCAGGCCCGGCACATCGGGGGCGGGCCAATTTAAGCATCGAAATGATGATATTCTAACCTTTCGGTTAGCGCCGAGCGCCTTTCGGAACGGCGCCTCAACGCTTGCGTGTCCAGGACGGTGTGGTTGCCCGAGTTAGCTTGATCAAAAGCTTTCCGAGGACGCAAATGATTACTCTTTTGAACGCAGCACCAGACACCGGCAATCAAGGCGTAAGCGCGTTGTGCCATTCCATCGTCGCCGGATTGACCCGGCGGGGGGCATCGAAACTGACTGTGGCGGATCATGGCCGCGGTCTGCGTCATGCCGACTGGGGATACGCCCAGGTCGATCTGGTTGGGTTGACCCATCACAGGCGATTTTGGCGCGGTGACAATCTGCGAACAGCTCATGCGCTGGTGCGCCACGGGAGCCACCTGAGTGCCGCTGCCCGCGTGATTGCAGGATCGCAGGCTGTTCTTGATATTTCGGGTGGCGACAGTTTCACCGACCTCTACGGTGCCAAGCGGTTTCAGGCGATGAGCCTGAGCAAACGTATGGTTCTGGACGCGGGTGTGCCGCTGATCCTGTTGCCGCAGAAGCTGGGGCCTTTTTCCACCCCTGCAACGCAAGCGATTGCCCGGGACATTCTGGAACGCGCAACCGCGGTTTGGGTTCGTGACGAGCAAAGTTACGTGTTTTTGCAAAGTGCGCTGGGGTCTGCGTTTGATCCGGCTCGGCACCGCTTGGGCGTTGATGTGGCCGTCGCCTTGCCCGAGATGGCGCCCGCAACGCTGAAGCCGGAAATTGCGCGGCTTCTTACGCATGAGCGAAGCTATCCATTGGCGGGTTTGAACGTCTCGGGTTTGCTGTTCAATCAGGGGGATCAGGCACAGCAGGATTTCGGACTGAACGCGCCTCACAGCACGCAGATAACTGCAGTGGCCCGCGCGTTGTTGAAGGCCGATCAGAACCTGCGATTGGTTCTTGTTCCCCATGTGCATCGCCCAGATGGCGATGCGGAAAGCGATCTTGCCGCAGCACAAGCGCTGCAAGCCCGGTTGGGCGAAATGGGAAAGGGGCGGGTCGAGGTATTGGATGATCCATTGAACGCGATGGAGTTGAAGTGGGTTCTGGCACGTTTGGATTGGTTTGCAGGGGCCCGGATGCACGCCACAATCGGCGCGTTTTCATCCGGAACTCCGACGCTTGGCCTGGGGTACACCGATAAGGCCAAAGGCGTGTTTGCCGAATGCGGGATCGGGGACGAGGTGGTCGACCTGCGTACCACCAGTGCAAGCGGAATCGCGGTCCGAGCTGTAGAATCCTTTGCCCGTCGCAAGGCGCTGAAGCATTGCTTGTCACAGCGGATTTCCGAGATCAAACATCGGGCCACGCGCGAGATGGACGATATGGCCAAACAGGCCGGAGCAGGTGGCCGATGATCTGCTCGCAGCTATCCGGTCGGCCACTTGTATGGGGCGTGCCTGTTCTGGCCGAAGCCGCAGCCTTGGGGCGGTCGGTTGTCTTTGCCCATGTCCTGGGGCCGGACGAGTTGGGGCAAGCGATGATGTTGGCACTGACCGTGCGCATGGCCGAGATGGCCAGTGATTTTGGCATCGACCGCTTGATGGTGCAGGCAGCCGACGGGGAGACGGCCCGATTGCAGGCCGAGCTGCAGGGGGTGTCGGTTCTGCGCGGCTTGATTGTGGGGGTGATCCTGCTGGGCCTGGCACCGGTGTTTGCTCTGGTTTTGGGCAAGGGTCCGGACAGCGCGGCCTATGCCTTCTTGGCGCTCGTGCCCGTTGCGCGGGGATTTGTGCATCTTGATTTTCGCCGCTTTGAACGGCGGTTCCGCTACGGGGCCATGGCAAGGGTCGAGGCGGGGGCAACACTGGTTGCGGCCGTTGCTGTGTTTCCAGCGGCCCTGATGTTTCAGGACCATCGTGCCATGTCGGCGGTTTTGGTCATGCATGCAATGACATTTGCGTTGTTGTCCCACGCGGCGGCTGTTCGCCCTTACCGCCTGGCGATGTCGTGGGGCGCGTTGGAGCGCGTGTATCGGTTCGGCGCGCCCCTGATGATGAACGCCGCGCTGTTGTTTTGCGCGTTCTACGCGGATCGCCTGATTGTTGCCGAAGTATACGGTTGGGCCGTTTTGGCGGTCTATGGGATCGCCCTGCAACTGGCGATGCTTCCGGCCCAAATTGCGGGGCGCGCAGCCGCGTCTTTGCTGCTGCCCCGGCTGAGCGCAGCCCATCGGGAAAAGCGCCTGCCACAGATTTGGACACCGGTTCTGGCAGGATACATCGCTGGCGCGACCGGGTTTGCCGCAAGTTTCGTCTTTTTTGCTCCTGCCGCGATCGAGGCCGTTTATGGCTCGGCGTTCCGGCCTGATCCGCTGTTGAGCGTTGCGGTCGCCATGGCCGGTGGATTTCGCATCCTGAGAACGCCGTTTTCGCAGCTTGCGGTAGCGACCGGTCGCACGGCTGATCCTGCCCGGGCCAACCTGATACGGGCCTTGGCCATTGTTCCTGCAGCCTTTTGCGCAATGGGTGGCCTGCCGTTGGCGGCGGTTGCCTGGGCCGCTGCATTGGGCGAGGCCGGAGCGACGATCCGCGCCGTGCTGCAGGCAAACACAACATTGAAGCCGACATTGATCAAAGAGGTATTTGCATGAGCACCGATCCTATCAGCACCATCGTTGCCAAAAACCTGTGCACAGGCTGCGGCGCCTGTGCCGGGGTTTTCCCTTCGGCCATACAGATGTTTGAGGACCCGGTGAATGGCCGCCGTCCGGTTGTCGAAAACTCGATCCGGGGCAAGCGGGCAGCGGAGGCCGCCGTCGCTGTCTGTGGCGGGGCAACGGGGGATTGGTCCGACCTGCAATGCCAGGACGATATCGATGCCGATTGGGGCCCGGTTTCCAGTGTTTGGCAGGGCTGGGCAGCTGATCCCGAGGTCCGTCAAAGTGGTTCATCGGGGGGCGCTGTAACTGCGCTTGCTCTGTTTGCACTGGAAACGGCGCAGGCGGATGGCGTGGCCCACATTGCGGCGCGTCCGGACGACCCACGCCTGAATCAGGCGGTGATCAGTCGTGACCGGGCAGGGCTTATGCGCGGCACCGGGTCACGCTATGCCCAAGCCAGCCCGGCCGAAGCGATCAAGGAGATTGCCGCAGGCACGGACCGAGTGGTCTTTGTTGGAAAGCCTTGCGATGTGGCCTCGGTCAAGCGGGTGAGCCAGACACAGCCTAGTTTGGGCGACCAGATCCCCCTGACCATTTCGATTTTCTGTGCCGGCGCGCCGAACCTGCAAGCCACTGATCGGCTGCTAGACCGACTGGAGGTGCCAAAGCAGGCGCGCCTGGTCGATCTGAGGTATCGGGGCAATGGATGGCCCGGTCGGATGCAGGCCACCTGGGTTGGCGAGGACGGCACCGAACAGACCAGCGAGGGCATTTCCTATGCCGAAGGTTGGGGGAAAATCTTGCAGTCCGAGCGTCGGTGGCGCTGCCGGATGTGCGCCGACCACACCGGCGCCTTGGCTGATATCTCTGTCGGAGATCCCTGGCATACGCCCCCTGCCGATCAATCCGAGGCGGGGCAGTCCTTGATCGTGGCCCGCACGGAGAAAGGGCAAAAGCTGATCCAGGACGCAATCCGCACAGGCGTTCTGATTGCCACGCCACAGTCACGGGACGTGATCGAACGCGCGCAACCGAACCTGAAAAACAACCATGGTGCGGTCTGGGGGCGGACCTTGGCCATGCGGGCAGTCGGTTTGCCCGCCCCAAAGACCAAGGGGCAGCGATTGTTCGAGTTGTGGTTGGGTCTTTCGACCAAGCAAAAGGTGCAATCAGTTCTGGGGACTTGGAAACGGATTTTGCGCGAACGCCTGTGGCGCAAGGTGTCGATTTCCGAGGTAGCAAAATGACTTTGGCCGAGGCGATGGACCGCGGTTGCACCGGCAATCTGGATGCTCTGCGTCTGGTATTGGCTGGCGGTGTCATCGTCAGCCATGCATGGCCATTGGCTCTTGGACCGGGCACCGTCGAACCGTTGGCGGCGCAGACCGGGCGGTCCTTGGGCGGGTGGGCCGTGGTCTTGTTCTTTTTCTTGTCCGGCGTCTTGATCACAGCCAGCAGTTTGCGCAAATCGTCTCGCGCTTTCTGGCGGGCTCGGGCCTTGCGGATTTTCCCGGGCTTGGGAGGCGCCGTGATCGTCACATTGGGTCTGGCCATGCTCAGCGGCGCAACGGTGGATTGGGCCGAGGCCACCACATGGGCATTGCGCGCTGTGTCGTTGGTGTCCATCGAACATCGGTTGACAGAGGCATTTGCCAACAATCCTTATCCCTTGGTTGTAAATGGCCCTTTGTGGAGCTTGTTTTATGAGGTCGCGGCTTATGGCTTGTGCGCCTTGATTGCCCTCTTGCCGAAAACTCTCAGACCCTACTGTATCTTGTTTGTTCTGCTCGTTGCCGGATTGGGGCAGTTCTGGGCCGAGTATTTGCCCCATCGTGTGGCGACGTCTTTGCCGCTTTTCTTTGCGTTTGCCTTGGGGATGGTGGTTTGCGGCCTGCGGCAACAGGTGCGACTAAGCTGGAAAACCGGCCTGATCGCGATTTTTTTCACTCCGGCTCTGGTTGCACCCTTGGCGAT contains:
- the uvrB gene encoding excinuclease ABC subunit UvrB codes for the protein MPYAHSDNTQMVSEDVRARLKLEGGKEFVMHTDFSPAGDQPTAIAELSGGVFDGERDQVLLGATGTGKTFTMAKVIEQTQRPAIILAPNKTLAAQLYGEFKGFFPDNAVEYFVSYYDYYQPEAYVARSDTYIEKESQINEQIDRMRHSATRALLERDDVIIVASVSCIYGIGSVETYGAMTQDLKVGNEYDQRQVMADLVAQQYRRNDQAFQRGSFRVRGDSLEIWPAHLEDRAWKFSFFGEELEQITEFDPLTGERKDTMEQVRVYANSHYVTPKPTMQQAIIGIKKELRMRLDQLVGEGKLLEAQRLEQRTNFDLEMLEATGVCNGIENYSRYLTGRAPGEPPPTLFEFIPDNAIVFADESHVSVPQIGGMYRGDYRRKFTLAEHGFRLPSCMDNRPLKFEEWDAMRPQSVFVSATPAKWEIEQTGGVFTEQVIRPTGLLDPEVEIRPVEMQVDDLLDEVRKVAADGFRTLVTTLTKRMAEDLTEYMHEQGIKVRYMHSDIDTLERIEILRDLRLGAFDVLIGINLLREGLDIPECGLVAILDADKEGFLRSETSLVQTIGRAARNAEGRVIMYADKITGSMERALGETNRRRAKQIAYNEEHGITPATVKKNVEDVLAGLYQGDVDMNRVTATIEKPMHGANLEAHLDGLREQMRKAAENLEFEEAANLRDEIKRLEAVDLAVADDPMARQWAVEKASEDAVKARGRSTAGRPGQRGGNVKRRKR
- a CDS encoding ETC complex I subunit; protein product: MRARIFKPARNAMTSGMAKTRKWVLEYGQASSREVDPLMGWTSSSDTQTQVRLRFDSKEEAVEYAQSHGIDAQVIEPKTRKPNLRAGGYGENFATNRRGPWTH
- a CDS encoding GNAT family N-acetyltransferase, yielding MIDIRLADPGAEDVRPLIEAHLAHSQDAGPDESNHTMGADALRTPDIRFWVLYEGETPLGCGALKALDDGTAEVKSVHVSSAARGRGLARDLMAHLEQDARQSGATALVLETGAEHLDEYRAARKLYEALGYNYCGPIFGYEDDPNSAFMRLDLKPTG
- a CDS encoding polysaccharide pyruvyl transferase family protein, giving the protein MITLLNAAPDTGNQGVSALCHSIVAGLTRRGASKLTVADHGRGLRHADWGYAQVDLVGLTHHRRFWRGDNLRTAHALVRHGSHLSAAARVIAGSQAVLDISGGDSFTDLYGAKRFQAMSLSKRMVLDAGVPLILLPQKLGPFSTPATQAIARDILERATAVWVRDEQSYVFLQSALGSAFDPARHRLGVDVAVALPEMAPATLKPEIARLLTHERSYPLAGLNVSGLLFNQGDQAQQDFGLNAPHSTQITAVARALLKADQNLRLVLVPHVHRPDGDAESDLAAAQALQARLGEMGKGRVEVLDDPLNAMELKWVLARLDWFAGARMHATIGAFSSGTPTLGLGYTDKAKGVFAECGIGDEVVDLRTTSASGIAVRAVESFARRKALKHCLSQRISEIKHRATREMDDMAKQAGAGGR
- a CDS encoding oligosaccharide flippase family protein; translation: MICSQLSGRPLVWGVPVLAEAAALGRSVVFAHVLGPDELGQAMMLALTVRMAEMASDFGIDRLMVQAADGETARLQAELQGVSVLRGLIVGVILLGLAPVFALVLGKGPDSAAYAFLALVPVARGFVHLDFRRFERRFRYGAMARVEAGATLVAAVAVFPAALMFQDHRAMSAVLVMHAMTFALLSHAAAVRPYRLAMSWGALERVYRFGAPLMMNAALLFCAFYADRLIVAEVYGWAVLAVYGIALQLAMLPAQIAGRAAASLLLPRLSAAHREKRLPQIWTPVLAGYIAGATGFAASFVFFAPAAIEAVYGSAFRPDPLLSVAVAMAGGFRILRTPFSQLAVATGRTADPARANLIRALAIVPAAFCAMGGLPLAAVAWAAALGEAGATIRAVLQANTTLKPTLIKEVFA
- a CDS encoding Coenzyme F420 hydrogenase/dehydrogenase, beta subunit C-terminal domain; this encodes MSTDPISTIVAKNLCTGCGACAGVFPSAIQMFEDPVNGRRPVVENSIRGKRAAEAAVAVCGGATGDWSDLQCQDDIDADWGPVSSVWQGWAADPEVRQSGSSGGAVTALALFALETAQADGVAHIAARPDDPRLNQAVISRDRAGLMRGTGSRYAQASPAEAIKEIAAGTDRVVFVGKPCDVASVKRVSQTQPSLGDQIPLTISIFCAGAPNLQATDRLLDRLEVPKQARLVDLRYRGNGWPGRMQATWVGEDGTEQTSEGISYAEGWGKILQSERRWRCRMCADHTGALADISVGDPWHTPPADQSEAGQSLIVARTEKGQKLIQDAIRTGVLIATPQSRDVIERAQPNLKNNHGAVWGRTLAMRAVGLPAPKTKGQRLFELWLGLSTKQKVQSVLGTWKRILRERLWRKVSISEVAK
- a CDS encoding acyltransferase family protein codes for the protein MTLAEAMDRGCTGNLDALRLVLAGGVIVSHAWPLALGPGTVEPLAAQTGRSLGGWAVVLFFFLSGVLITASSLRKSSRAFWRARALRIFPGLGGAVIVTLGLAMLSGATVDWAEATTWALRAVSLVSIEHRLTEAFANNPYPLVVNGPLWSLFYEVAAYGLCALIALLPKTLRPYCILFVLLVAGLGQFWAEYLPHRVATSLPLFFAFALGMVVCGLRQQVRLSWKTGLIAIFFTPALVAPLAIVTICLGVFFLVLSAPQIQLGADYSFGLYIYGWPVAQSVVWLCPGLDPLSLAGLSLMATMPFAMASWHLVERPSSFRALKGARA